The following proteins are co-located in the Meriones unguiculatus strain TT.TT164.6M chromosome 4, Bangor_MerUng_6.1, whole genome shotgun sequence genome:
- the Sla2 gene encoding src-like-adapter 2 isoform X1 has product MMGSLPSRRKSLCSPSSSSISSGPGQGPVSTQAETNKVTAVALGSFPAGEQAGLSLRLGEPLTIISEDGDWWTVLSEVSGREYHIPSVHVAKVSHRWLFEGLSREKAEELLLLPGNPGGAFLIRDSQTRRGCYSLSIRLSRPASWDRIRHYRIQRLDNGWLYISPRLTFPSLQALVEHYSELADDICCVLREPCVLQKLGPLPGKDTPLPTTVPMSSLNWKELDSSLLFLEAPPPGEASLLSEGLRESLSSYISLTEENSLDDAYSESRKPKGKQGCGT; this is encoded by the exons ATGATGGGAAGTTTacccagtagaaggaaaagcCTGTGCAGCCCAAGCTCCAGCTCCATTTCCTCTGGTCCAGGCCAGGGACCTGTGTCTACACAAGCAG AGACAAACAAGGTCACAGCTGTGGCCCTGGGCAGTTTCCCGGCGGGTGAGCAGGCTGGGCTATCTCTGAGACTCGGGGAGCCACTGACCATCATCTCTGA GGATGGAGACTGGTGGACAGTGCTGTCGGAAGTCTCTGGCAGAGAGTATCACATCCCCAGTGTGCATGTGGCTAAAGTCTCCCACAG GTGGCTGTTTGAGGGCCTGAGCCGGGAGAAAGCTGAGGAGCTACTCCTGTTGCCTGGGAATCCCGGAGGGGCCTTCCTCATCAGAGACAGCCAGACCAGGAGAG GCTGCTATTCCCTGTCCATCCGACTCAGCCGCCCTGCATCCTGGGACCGGATCAGACACTACAGGATACAGCGTCTTGACAATGGCTGGCTGTACATCTCACCCCGCCTTACCTTCCCCTCACTGCAGGCCCTGGTGGAACATTACTCTG AGCTGGCGGATGACATCTGCTGTGTCCTCAGGGAGCCCTGTGTCCTGCAGAAGCTTGGCCCACTACCTGGCAAAGATACACCTCTACCCACGACCGTGCCGATGTCATCACTCAATTGGAAAGAGCTGGACAG CAGCCTCCTGTTTTTGGAAGCACCCCCCCCTGGGGAGGCATCTCTTCTCAGCGAGGGGCTCCGAGAATCCCTCAGTTCCTATATCAGCCTGACTGAAGAGAACTCCTTGGATGATGCCTATTCTGAAAGCAGAAAGCCAAAGGGGAAACAAGGCTGTGGCACCTAG
- the Sla2 gene encoding src-like-adapter 2 isoform X2: MMGSLPSRRKSLCSPSSSSISSGPGQGPVSTQAETNKVTAVALGSFPAGEQAGLSLRLGEPLTIISEDGDWWTVLSEVSGREYHIPSVHVAKVSHRWLFEGLSREKAEELLLLPGNPGGAFLIRDSQTRRELADDICCVLREPCVLQKLGPLPGKDTPLPTTVPMSSLNWKELDSSLLFLEAPPPGEASLLSEGLRESLSSYISLTEENSLDDAYSESRKPKGKQGCGT, encoded by the exons ATGATGGGAAGTTTacccagtagaaggaaaagcCTGTGCAGCCCAAGCTCCAGCTCCATTTCCTCTGGTCCAGGCCAGGGACCTGTGTCTACACAAGCAG AGACAAACAAGGTCACAGCTGTGGCCCTGGGCAGTTTCCCGGCGGGTGAGCAGGCTGGGCTATCTCTGAGACTCGGGGAGCCACTGACCATCATCTCTGA GGATGGAGACTGGTGGACAGTGCTGTCGGAAGTCTCTGGCAGAGAGTATCACATCCCCAGTGTGCATGTGGCTAAAGTCTCCCACAG GTGGCTGTTTGAGGGCCTGAGCCGGGAGAAAGCTGAGGAGCTACTCCTGTTGCCTGGGAATCCCGGAGGGGCCTTCCTCATCAGAGACAGCCAGACCAGGAGAG AGCTGGCGGATGACATCTGCTGTGTCCTCAGGGAGCCCTGTGTCCTGCAGAAGCTTGGCCCACTACCTGGCAAAGATACACCTCTACCCACGACCGTGCCGATGTCATCACTCAATTGGAAAGAGCTGGACAG CAGCCTCCTGTTTTTGGAAGCACCCCCCCCTGGGGAGGCATCTCTTCTCAGCGAGGGGCTCCGAGAATCCCTCAGTTCCTATATCAGCCTGACTGAAGAGAACTCCTTGGATGATGCCTATTCTGAAAGCAGAAAGCCAAAGGGGAAACAAGGCTGTGGCACCTAG